A single genomic interval of Candidatus Bipolaricaulis anaerobius harbors:
- a CDS encoding BMP family lipoprotein, translated as MRKWLGLALVVALMAAPAMGQALKGKVAVVLDVGGRGDLSFNDMGFKGTDEAARDFGLEMVEVQSATAADYLPNLRNLARTGQYDLIICVGFLLGDALAQAAQEFPDQKFAIIDSVVDAPNVMSIVFRENEMSALLGALGALAGAHYGYPNVGIVLGIEIPVLYHFEAGYRFGIDWGNKRAAEVLGTNPVGLLYTYTGSFSDIALGKAATEAMLAQGAVAVYNVAGPLGIGDLEAITEYHRNKGTESGPPYYFGVDANQDWMGLGKHGLASGMKRVDVGCYSAVEAVVKGTFTGGITSLGLAEGGVGISKYQDLLDFIEFGISGGAMKPEDRDQTIANWLANRATVPGWIWEAVDELEAGILNGTIVVPTADTVEELRAVRAQYTLGAP; from the coding sequence GTGCGCAAGTGGCTAGGTTTGGCACTGGTCGTGGCGTTGATGGCGGCGCCGGCGATGGGGCAGGCGCTCAAGGGGAAGGTGGCCGTGGTCCTCGACGTCGGAGGCCGGGGCGACCTCTCGTTCAACGACATGGGGTTCAAGGGCACGGACGAGGCGGCGAGGGACTTCGGGCTGGAGATGGTCGAGGTCCAGAGCGCGACCGCGGCGGACTACCTCCCGAACCTGCGGAACCTCGCCCGAACCGGGCAGTATGACCTCATCATCTGCGTGGGGTTCCTCCTCGGGGACGCGCTCGCCCAGGCGGCCCAGGAGTTCCCTGACCAGAAGTTCGCGATCATCGACTCGGTCGTGGACGCTCCGAACGTGATGAGCATCGTGTTCCGCGAGAACGAGATGAGCGCGCTCCTCGGGGCGCTGGGGGCGCTGGCCGGGGCCCACTACGGCTACCCGAACGTGGGCATCGTCCTCGGGATCGAGATCCCGGTCCTGTACCACTTCGAGGCCGGATACCGCTTCGGCATTGACTGGGGGAACAAGCGGGCGGCGGAGGTCCTCGGGACCAACCCCGTCGGGCTCCTCTATACCTACACCGGTTCGTTCAGCGATATCGCGCTGGGGAAGGCGGCCACCGAGGCCATGCTCGCCCAGGGCGCGGTTGCGGTGTACAACGTCGCTGGTCCGCTCGGGATCGGCGACCTTGAGGCGATCACCGAGTACCACCGCAACAAGGGAACCGAGTCCGGCCCGCCGTACTACTTCGGCGTGGACGCTAACCAAGACTGGATGGGGCTTGGCAAGCACGGGCTTGCGAGCGGGATGAAGCGGGTGGACGTCGGCTGCTACAGCGCTGTTGAAGCTGTGGTCAAGGGGACGTTCACGGGCGGCATCACCAGCCTCGGCCTCGCGGAGGGCGGTGTGGGGATCAGCAAGTACCAGGACCTCCTCGACTTCATCGAGTTCGGCATCAGCGGCGGCGCGATGAAGCCGGAGGACCGCGATCAAACGATCGCCAACTGGCTCGCCAACCGGGCGACGGTCCCTGGTTGGATCTGGGAAGCGGTGGACGAGCTGGAAGCGGGGATCCTCAACGGGACGATCGTCGTTCCGACGGCGGACACCGTGGAGGAGTTGCGGGCTGTCCGCGCCCAGTACACGTTGGGGGCGCCGTAA
- a CDS encoding phospho-N-acetylmuramoyl-pentapeptide-transferase translates to MEDLTLGLILALAMLPVAGWASPRFARCIRAGQRIRPEGPADHRGKAGTPTMGGIVPLALILAGTGILWALGPGPSAGGAFVLLSMGLGGVVGLLDDLRSQRRGTSVGFFPHQTLLTQALGAGLLCLLVPTLGEVGLAIPFSAVSLPLSSLPVGAWIPLVVVGFMGTVNAVNLADGLDGLATGAWLLSVLGLLLAGGGTELGGIALAALGAGAGFLWANAYPARVFLGNVGSMGLGGFLFGIAFASGRVFLLPFTGGLFVVMALSVILQVMSYKLTGVRLFKMAPFHHHLEEGEVAWPHRIRSPGWPEPKVVVRLWLLEAAFALLGVLAGSFA, encoded by the coding sequence GTGGAAGACCTGACGCTGGGGCTGATCCTCGCCCTGGCGATGCTTCCCGTCGCGGGATGGGCGAGCCCGCGGTTCGCCCGGTGCATCCGCGCCGGGCAGAGGATCCGCCCCGAGGGGCCGGCGGACCATCGGGGCAAGGCCGGCACCCCGACGATGGGGGGGATCGTCCCACTCGCCCTCATCCTCGCCGGAACGGGGATCCTATGGGCCCTCGGCCCCGGACCATCCGCGGGAGGGGCGTTCGTGCTCCTGTCCATGGGCTTGGGGGGGGTGGTCGGGCTCCTCGACGACCTCCGCTCCCAGCGCCGGGGGACCTCGGTCGGGTTCTTCCCCCACCAGACGCTCCTCACCCAGGCGCTCGGTGCTGGGCTCCTCTGCCTCCTCGTGCCGACCCTCGGGGAGGTAGGGCTGGCGATCCCCTTCTCCGCCGTGAGCCTCCCCCTGTCGTCCCTCCCCGTGGGGGCCTGGATCCCCCTCGTCGTCGTCGGGTTCATGGGCACGGTCAACGCCGTCAACCTCGCCGATGGGCTCGATGGCCTCGCCACCGGGGCGTGGCTCCTTTCCGTGCTTGGGCTCCTCCTCGCCGGAGGTGGGACCGAGCTTGGGGGGATCGCCCTCGCTGCCCTCGGGGCAGGGGCGGGCTTCCTGTGGGCGAACGCCTACCCGGCGCGCGTGTTCCTGGGGAACGTGGGCTCGATGGGCCTTGGGGGGTTCCTGTTCGGGATCGCGTTCGCCTCGGGCCGCGTGTTCCTCCTCCCGTTCACCGGCGGCCTGTTCGTGGTGATGGCCCTGTCCGTGATCCTCCAGGTGATGAGCTACAAGCTGACCGGGGTGCGCCTGTTCAAGATGGCCCCGTTCCATCACCACCTCGAGGAGGGGGAGGTGGCGTGGCCCCACCGCATCCGGAGCCCGGGTTGGCCGGAGCCGAAGGTCGTCGTCCGGCTGTGGCTCCTTGAGGCAGCGTTCGCCCTGCTGGGCGTGCTCGCGGGCTCGTTCGCCTAG
- a CDS encoding ABC transporter ATP-binding protein: MSESSSRSAIAENGYFLRAERITKIYSDGTVALREATVELRPSEILGLLGENGAGKTTLTKILSGLLPPTKGRVVSPRGPVRFSSPREALEFGIGMVHQHFALVGTFTAVENVALSQERPFAPLQLAQTRAKLETLMEESGLRVPLDVPVEKLAVGEQQRVEILKVLSRDVGLLILDEPTSVLTPLEVDELFRFLRRLRDEGKAIVLITHKLKEVGLITDRVVVLRKGEVVGDVRTSAVTAEELAQLMVGKALETRAGRAVELSTDEIPAHARQRGEGKQGPGVLHVEGLSVAGDTKPVAVHDLTFDVYGGEIFGIAGVEGNGQTELVEALTGLRPALKGIATINGRNILGLDPRQIYELGVAHIPEDRWVLGLVLPFTLAENAILGVHRWDEFRGPLSILRWRKINAHVRSLMERFEIQATGPSAPAKSLSGGNQQKLIVGRELAKDPAIVIASQPTRGLDVGAAQYIRDILVEMRDRGRAILLVSADLDEVLALSDRVAVMYEGKFMAVARPEELDREKVGLLMGGVGVGGKA; this comes from the coding sequence ATGAGCGAGAGTTCGAGCCGTAGCGCTATAGCGGAGAACGGGTACTTCCTTCGGGCGGAGCGGATCACCAAGATCTACTCCGATGGCACAGTGGCCCTGCGTGAGGCGACCGTTGAGCTCCGCCCGAGCGAGATCCTGGGGCTCCTCGGGGAGAACGGGGCCGGCAAGACGACCCTCACCAAGATCCTGTCGGGCCTGCTTCCCCCCACCAAGGGACGCGTCGTGTCCCCGCGGGGGCCGGTGCGGTTTTCCAGCCCGCGGGAGGCCCTGGAATTCGGGATCGGGATGGTCCACCAGCACTTCGCCCTCGTGGGGACGTTCACCGCGGTGGAGAACGTGGCCCTGTCCCAGGAGCGGCCGTTTGCGCCCCTCCAGCTCGCCCAGACCCGGGCGAAGCTCGAGACGTTGATGGAGGAGAGCGGGCTCCGCGTCCCCCTCGATGTCCCGGTGGAGAAGCTCGCCGTTGGCGAGCAACAGCGGGTGGAGATCCTCAAGGTCCTGTCGCGGGACGTGGGCCTCCTCATCCTCGACGAGCCGACGTCGGTGCTCACCCCGCTTGAGGTGGATGAGTTGTTCCGCTTCCTGCGGCGGCTCAGGGACGAAGGGAAGGCGATCGTCCTCATCACCCACAAGCTGAAGGAGGTGGGCTTGATCACGGACCGCGTCGTCGTCCTGCGCAAGGGGGAGGTGGTGGGCGACGTGCGCACGTCCGCCGTGACGGCGGAGGAGCTCGCCCAGCTCATGGTGGGGAAGGCGCTGGAGACGAGGGCGGGGCGCGCGGTGGAGCTCTCCACCGACGAGATCCCGGCGCACGCCCGCCAACGGGGCGAGGGGAAGCAGGGGCCCGGGGTGCTCCACGTCGAGGGCCTCTCCGTGGCGGGGGACACGAAGCCGGTGGCCGTGCACGACCTCACATTCGACGTCTACGGCGGGGAGATCTTCGGGATCGCGGGGGTGGAAGGGAACGGGCAGACCGAGCTCGTGGAGGCCCTCACCGGCCTGCGCCCCGCCCTGAAGGGGATCGCGACCATCAACGGGCGGAACATCCTTGGGCTCGACCCTCGCCAGATCTACGAGCTCGGCGTGGCCCACATCCCCGAGGACCGGTGGGTGCTCGGGCTCGTCCTCCCGTTCACCCTCGCCGAGAACGCGATCCTGGGGGTGCACCGGTGGGACGAGTTCCGGGGGCCCCTGTCCATCCTCCGCTGGCGGAAGATCAACGCCCACGTGCGGTCCCTCATGGAGCGGTTCGAGATCCAGGCCACCGGCCCCAGCGCTCCCGCGAAGAGCCTGTCGGGCGGGAACCAGCAGAAGCTGATCGTGGGGCGGGAGCTCGCCAAGGATCCGGCGATCGTGATCGCCTCCCAGCCTACGCGGGGCCTCGACGTGGGAGCGGCCCAGTACATCCGGGATATCTTGGTCGAGATGCGGGACCGGGGACGGGCGATCCTCCTCGTGTCCGCGGACCTGGATGAGGTCCTGGCGCTATCGGATCGGGTGGCGGTGATGTACGAGGGGAAGTTCATGGCCGTCGCCCGGCCGGAGGAGCT
- the secG gene encoding preprotein translocase subunit SecG gives MAALKIVLQIVFLLDALALIGLVLLQMSEHASMGGAFGSGMAGTVFGRDVTRDPKKLATGVLGGAFLALGLLLAVL, from the coding sequence ATGGCAGCATTGAAGATCGTGCTACAGATCGTGTTCCTCCTCGATGCCCTCGCCCTGATCGGCCTCGTCCTCCTCCAGATGTCGGAACACGCGTCCATGGGAGGGGCGTTTGGGTCCGGCATGGCCGGCACCGTGTTCGGGCGCGACGTGACGAGGGATCCTAAGAAACTCGCCACGGGCGTCCTCGGGGGGGCGTTCCTCGCCCTCGGCCTCCTCCTCGCCGTCCTCTAG
- a CDS encoding ATP-binding protein, with product MSREKMTHRRRVWIVAGLFAGCAALVWGTAIPAGWTMALGGNLSVLLTLVGIALFSASFLLGWLGTAIAWVGAGLLALPVLVIPEFMLPQPMMGAVIPLLFAGIAVLGRGVGYLWEQRSHRREIHERLEDCYGREFYENSLNIIHVMSNRGNVSRRNRRSQELLGWPGRQSLQISEYVHPEDIDHFKDLLKTLFERGELRQERLRFLSQGGRAITVDIQGRRVTGTVAVLEAQDRSEVQALEHKLREQEARYRFLIEDGIDTLDLGIILWDEGKRVLWANQAVEEFFGVDREALVGLPAERVRDRIAEALDNGEEYTALVKDAYRSGAAVEPLVTRIRSGAGRHERVIQYRSIPIETARYRGGRIDYYTDITELKRLEDALRQEKAHLDEVNRNLKNFSDIVSHDLRNPTRTALGYLTSILDRHSDGELPAEVRADLAKAQGRLKRMDQLIVDLTKFSQMRVDSSRYEEVDVGRLVQEVCEDLGDRLKSVSVTIAADLPRVWAVPSLLRDVFQNLIWNAIKFNDKALPTVELGWKPYRGDSYLFYVRDNGPGIEADYLDIIFKIFEKLDSKTEGTGAGLAICRRIVEEHDGRIWAESEVGVGTTFNFTIPRVPANKGVESDAR from the coding sequence ATGTCACGAGAGAAGATGACCCACCGGCGGCGGGTGTGGATCGTCGCCGGGCTGTTCGCGGGGTGCGCGGCCCTGGTGTGGGGCACCGCGATCCCTGCCGGGTGGACGATGGCCCTCGGCGGGAACCTCTCGGTCCTCCTTACGCTGGTGGGGATTGCCCTGTTCAGCGCCTCGTTCCTCCTCGGTTGGCTGGGGACGGCGATCGCCTGGGTGGGGGCAGGGCTCCTGGCCCTCCCGGTGCTGGTGATCCCGGAGTTCATGCTCCCGCAACCGATGATGGGGGCGGTGATCCCCCTCCTGTTCGCGGGCATCGCGGTCCTCGGCCGGGGAGTGGGCTACCTGTGGGAGCAACGGTCGCACCGCCGGGAGATCCACGAACGTCTCGAGGACTGCTACGGTCGCGAGTTCTACGAGAACTCTCTCAACATCATCCACGTCATGAGCAACCGCGGGAACGTGAGCCGCCGCAACCGTCGATCCCAGGAGCTCTTGGGATGGCCGGGGCGCCAGTCGCTCCAGATCTCGGAGTACGTCCATCCCGAGGACATCGACCATTTCAAGGATCTCCTGAAGACGCTGTTCGAACGGGGGGAGCTGCGCCAGGAGCGCCTCCGCTTCCTGTCGCAGGGGGGGCGGGCGATCACCGTGGACATCCAGGGTCGGCGCGTCACGGGCACGGTGGCCGTGCTCGAGGCCCAGGACCGCTCCGAGGTCCAGGCCCTCGAACACAAGCTGCGCGAACAGGAAGCGCGGTACAGGTTCTTGATCGAGGACGGGATTGACACCCTCGACCTGGGGATCATCCTGTGGGACGAGGGGAAGCGCGTCCTGTGGGCGAACCAAGCGGTGGAGGAGTTCTTCGGGGTGGATCGCGAGGCGTTGGTGGGGCTCCCCGCGGAGAGGGTGCGGGATCGGATCGCCGAGGCCCTCGACAACGGAGAGGAGTACACCGCCCTCGTCAAGGATGCCTACCGGTCAGGGGCCGCGGTGGAGCCCCTCGTCACGCGCATCCGCTCGGGAGCGGGGCGCCACGAGAGGGTCATCCAGTACCGGTCCATCCCCATCGAGACCGCCCGCTACCGGGGCGGCCGCATCGACTACTACACCGACATCACCGAGCTCAAGCGGTTGGAGGATGCCCTGCGCCAGGAGAAGGCCCACCTCGATGAGGTGAATCGGAACCTGAAGAACTTCAGCGACATCGTGTCGCATGACCTGCGCAACCCGACGCGGACCGCGCTCGGGTACCTCACGTCGATCCTCGATCGCCACAGCGACGGGGAGCTCCCGGCCGAGGTGCGGGCGGACCTCGCGAAGGCGCAGGGCCGGCTGAAGCGGATGGACCAACTGATCGTGGACCTCACCAAGTTCTCCCAGATGCGGGTGGACTCGTCGCGCTACGAAGAGGTGGACGTGGGGAGGCTGGTCCAGGAAGTGTGCGAAGACCTGGGCGACCGGCTGAAGTCGGTGAGCGTGACGATCGCCGCCGACCTGCCGCGGGTGTGGGCGGTGCCTTCGCTCCTGCGGGACGTTTTTCAGAACCTGATTTGGAACGCGATCAAGTTCAACGACAAGGCGCTGCCGACGGTGGAACTGGGATGGAAGCCCTATCGCGGGGACTCATACCTCTTCTACGTGCGGGACAACGGTCCTGGCATCGAGGCCGACTACCTTGACATCATCTTCAAGATCTTCGAGAAGCTGGACAGCAAAACCGAAGGCACCGGGGCTGGCTTGGCGATATGCCGTCGCATCGTGGAAGAGCACGACGGGCGGATATGGGCGGAGTCGGAGGTCGGCGTGGGGACCACGTTCAACTTCACGATCCCCCGGGTGCCGGCGAACAAAGGGGTGGAGAGCGATGCCCGTTGA
- the lptB gene encoding LPS export ABC transporter ATP-binding protein, whose amino-acid sequence MSELLEGLDLVRSFGRRRAVDGLTVLFRAGEVTGLLGPNGAGKTTTLYLLVGFLRPTSGTVRLDGRDITRLPFYLRARAGIHYLPQEPSVFLRSTVRGNLRLALEGLRLPWNGQVEAVVGELGLTGLLSRPVGELSAGERRKVEVARALVAQPTFLLLDEPFSGVDPLTVAELAALLRRLAGSGIGIAICDHNVRDTLRTTDRTYLIHRGELLCAGTPSEVLANPAARLAYLGEAFSL is encoded by the coding sequence TTGTCCGAGCTCCTTGAGGGACTCGACCTCGTCCGGTCGTTCGGTCGCCGCCGGGCGGTGGACGGGCTCACGGTGCTGTTCCGCGCCGGTGAGGTGACGGGGCTCCTCGGTCCCAATGGCGCGGGGAAGACGACGACCCTCTACCTCCTGGTGGGGTTCCTCCGCCCCACCTCCGGCACGGTGCGGCTGGACGGCCGCGACATCACGCGCCTTCCGTTCTACCTTCGGGCGCGGGCCGGCATCCACTACCTCCCTCAGGAGCCGTCGGTGTTCCTCCGCTCCACGGTGCGGGGGAACCTGCGGTTGGCCCTGGAGGGGCTCCGGCTTCCCTGGAACGGTCAGGTGGAGGCGGTGGTGGGGGAGCTGGGCCTGACCGGCCTCCTCAGCCGCCCGGTGGGGGAACTGTCCGCGGGAGAGCGGAGGAAGGTTGAGGTGGCGCGGGCCCTCGTCGCCCAGCCGACGTTCCTCCTCCTCGACGAGCCGTTCTCGGGCGTGGACCCCCTCACCGTGGCCGAACTGGCGGCCCTGCTGCGCCGGCTCGCCGGATCGGGGATCGGGATCGCGATCTGCGACCACAACGTGCGCGACACGCTCCGCACCACGGATCGGACGTACCTGATCCACCGCGGCGAGCTCCTCTGCGCCGGGACGCCCAGCGAGGTCCTCGCCAACCCCGCCGCCCGCCTCGCCTACCTCGGGGAGGCTTTCTCCCTGTAG
- a CDS encoding methylated-DNA--[protein]-cysteine S-methyltransferase, translated as MAWALIATPWGEFSARGEGANVVELRFPGSPGGELGPRTPIVEQLARELTEYLCGTRRKFGVPTRAGGTPFQQAVWNELVKIPYGTTITYGDLAARVGRPRAARAVGQAVGANPIPILIPCHRVLPAGGGGGGFSAGEEWKVRLLALEGASPYREKASPR; from the coding sequence ATGGCCTGGGCCCTGATCGCCACTCCGTGGGGGGAGTTCTCCGCGCGCGGGGAGGGGGCGAACGTGGTTGAGCTACGGTTCCCCGGCTCCCCGGGTGGGGAGCTGGGGCCGCGGACGCCGATCGTGGAGCAGCTCGCCCGCGAACTTACAGAGTACCTCTGCGGCACGCGGCGGAAGTTCGGGGTCCCCACCCGCGCCGGCGGGACTCCGTTTCAGCAGGCAGTGTGGAACGAGCTCGTGAAGATCCCGTACGGCACCACGATCACTTACGGGGATCTCGCAGCCCGGGTGGGACGGCCCCGCGCGGCGCGGGCAGTGGGGCAGGCGGTGGGGGCGAACCCGATCCCGATCCTCATCCCCTGCCACCGCGTCCTTCCCGCTGGAGGAGGCGGGGGCGGGTTCAGCGCAGGGGAGGAATGGAAAGTACGCCTCCTCGCCCTCGAGGGAGCCTCCCCCTACAGGGAGAAAGCCTCCCCGAGGTAG
- a CDS encoding CTP synthase: MPKYVFVTGGVVSGLGKGVLTASLGCLLQARGVKVTLQKVDPYLNVDAGTMNPYEHGEVFVTRDGLETDLDIGHYERFLGQDLGAANYLTTGQVYWDVITRERNGDYLGHTVQVILHITDEIKRRIRGAVDATGADVVVVEVGGTVGDIEGLPYLEAIRQLRDELPRSDVAVIHLSYLPILSTTQELKTKPTQHSVKELRTAGIQPDFIVARCPIEVPDSLRDKIALFCDVPHEHVIASPDLPTIYGVPLVMREEGLDEKLLARLGLAAGEWDLTAWEAFVDRLRSPERTVRIGIVGKYVELRDAYLSILEALHHAGAALATRVEVGWIPSGQVERDRERALAGYAGLLIPGGFGERGVEGKVFAAGYARRAGIPYFGICLGMQVATIAFAREALGWEKANSTEFDPHAPYPVIGLLPDQGTVTAKGGTMRLGEYAMRIVPGTLLHDAYGTTEVGERHRHRYEFNPHYRDAFAAAGLRPCALSPDGRLVEAVEAVGHPWYVGVQYHPEFRSRPLAPHPLFLGFVRACLA; the protein is encoded by the coding sequence GTGCCCAAGTACGTGTTCGTCACCGGCGGTGTGGTATCCGGCCTCGGGAAGGGGGTCCTCACGGCCTCGCTGGGGTGCCTCCTCCAAGCACGGGGGGTGAAGGTCACCCTGCAGAAGGTGGATCCGTACCTGAACGTGGATGCGGGGACGATGAACCCCTACGAGCATGGCGAGGTGTTCGTGACGAGGGACGGGTTGGAGACGGACCTCGACATCGGCCACTACGAGCGGTTCCTCGGCCAGGATCTCGGCGCGGCGAACTACCTCACCACGGGGCAGGTGTACTGGGACGTGATCACCCGGGAGAGGAACGGCGATTACCTCGGCCACACGGTGCAGGTCATCCTCCACATCACCGACGAGATCAAGCGCCGCATCCGTGGCGCCGTGGATGCGACGGGGGCCGACGTGGTGGTGGTCGAGGTGGGGGGGACGGTGGGCGATATCGAGGGCCTCCCCTACCTCGAGGCGATCCGCCAGCTGCGCGACGAGCTCCCGCGCTCCGACGTGGCGGTGATCCACCTCTCCTACCTCCCGATCCTCTCCACCACGCAGGAGCTGAAGACGAAGCCAACCCAGCACTCGGTGAAGGAGCTCCGCACAGCGGGGATCCAACCCGATTTTATCGTCGCGCGGTGTCCGATCGAGGTTCCGGATAGCCTGCGGGACAAGATCGCTCTCTTCTGCGATGTCCCCCACGAGCACGTGATCGCGAGCCCCGATCTCCCCACGATCTATGGTGTGCCCCTCGTGATGCGGGAGGAGGGGCTGGACGAGAAGCTCCTCGCCCGGCTGGGCCTGGCGGCGGGGGAGTGGGACCTCACCGCATGGGAGGCGTTTGTGGATCGCCTCCGGAGCCCGGAGCGAACGGTGCGGATCGGGATCGTCGGCAAGTACGTCGAGCTCCGCGATGCGTACCTGTCCATCCTCGAAGCCCTCCACCACGCCGGGGCGGCGCTCGCCACGCGGGTCGAGGTGGGGTGGATCCCATCGGGCCAGGTGGAGCGGGACCGGGAGCGGGCCCTCGCCGGGTACGCCGGGCTCCTCATCCCGGGCGGGTTCGGGGAGCGGGGGGTCGAGGGGAAGGTGTTCGCCGCGGGCTACGCCCGGCGGGCGGGGATCCCCTACTTCGGGATCTGCCTTGGGATGCAGGTGGCGACGATCGCGTTCGCCCGTGAGGCGTTGGGGTGGGAGAAGGCGAACTCCACCGAGTTCGATCCGCACGCTCCCTACCCGGTGATCGGCCTCCTCCCCGATCAGGGAACGGTCACCGCGAAGGGGGGGACGATGCGGCTCGGGGAGTACGCGATGCGGATCGTCCCGGGGACCCTCCTCCACGACGCCTACGGGACGACGGAGGTCGGGGAGCGACATCGGCATCGGTACGAGTTCAACCCCCACTACCGCGACGCGTTCGCCGCGGCGGGGCTCCGGCCGTGCGCCCTGTCCCCGGATGGTCGGCTCGTCGAGGCGGTGGAGGCGGTGGGCCATCCGTGGTACGTCGGGGTTCAGTACCATCCGGAGTTTCGCTCCCGCCCCCTCGCTCCCCATCCCCTGTTCCTGGGGTTCGTCCGCGCATGCCTCGCCTAG
- a CDS encoding DUF1848 family protein, with protein sequence MGSSPTPGTDVPRRVISASRRTDLPRWYLPWLRAALQAEEATVHLPYGGCRTVSLRPEAVHTVVLWSKDYSRLLADRKLRVLLGRYDQVVAHFTVTGLGGTWIEPGVPRAEAAIAQLPELVALCGGPERVVVRFDPIVHWRKGARIESNAPWAEALFRACARAGVRDLRLSTATLYGKVLRRGVAWYDPSPEEKHAIAAHLIDLAQSHRLALGACADLALESAGIARVPCIDGMRLTALHPQRLAASSRRDRGQRAHCLCTESVDIGGYGMRCPGGCLYCYANPGVNRSRCR encoded by the coding sequence GTGGGTTCAAGTCCCACCCCCGGCACAGACGTTCCGCGGCGGGTCATCTCCGCCTCCCGTCGCACCGACCTCCCGCGGTGGTACCTGCCCTGGCTGCGAGCGGCCCTCCAGGCGGAGGAAGCGACGGTCCACCTCCCCTACGGCGGGTGCCGCACCGTCTCCCTGCGGCCGGAAGCGGTCCACACGGTTGTGCTGTGGTCGAAGGACTACTCGCGCCTCCTTGCGGACCGCAAGCTGCGGGTGCTCCTCGGGCGGTACGACCAGGTGGTCGCCCACTTCACCGTGACCGGGCTTGGCGGGACCTGGATCGAGCCAGGCGTCCCCCGCGCAGAGGCGGCGATCGCCCAACTCCCCGAGCTCGTCGCGCTGTGCGGGGGCCCGGAGCGGGTGGTGGTGCGGTTCGATCCGATCGTCCACTGGCGGAAAGGGGCACGGATCGAGAGCAACGCCCCCTGGGCGGAGGCCCTGTTCCGCGCCTGCGCCCGGGCCGGGGTCCGCGACCTCCGGCTGAGCACGGCCACCCTGTACGGGAAGGTCCTCCGCCGCGGGGTGGCCTGGTACGACCCCTCCCCGGAGGAGAAGCACGCGATCGCAGCCCACCTCATCGACCTCGCCCAGAGCCACCGGCTCGCCCTCGGCGCGTGCGCCGACCTCGCCCTCGAGAGTGCCGGGATCGCCCGCGTGCCGTGCATTGACGGGATGCGCCTCACCGCCCTCCATCCCCAGCGGCTGGCGGCCTCATCGCGACGGGATCGCGGACAGAGGGCGCACTGTCTGTGCACGGAGAGCGTGGACATCGGAGGGTACGGGATGCGGTGCCCCGGAGGCTGCCTCTACTGCTACGCCAATCCAGGGGTGAATCGGTCGCGCTGCCGCTAG
- a CDS encoding response regulator has product MPVERRMIVLVVEDDESHYELIERSVRGLEKAGTRYDLHWVQDGAEALDFLFRKGKYKDAPRPNLVLLDLNLPKVKGQTVLDRIKEDEKLRKIPVVVLTVSTSDEEMARAYDSGAAGFLNKPASRDDFDRLLNTVWDYWRIVRVPD; this is encoded by the coding sequence ATGCCCGTTGAACGGCGAATGATCGTCCTCGTGGTGGAGGATGACGAGTCCCACTACGAGCTGATCGAGAGGTCCGTGCGCGGTCTGGAGAAGGCCGGGACGCGGTACGACCTGCACTGGGTTCAGGACGGGGCGGAGGCCCTCGATTTCCTGTTCCGCAAAGGAAAGTACAAGGATGCCCCGCGCCCGAACCTGGTCCTGTTGGACCTGAACCTGCCCAAGGTGAAGGGCCAGACCGTCCTCGACCGGATCAAGGAGGACGAGAAGCTGCGGAAGATCCCGGTGGTCGTCCTCACCGTGTCCACGTCCGACGAGGAGATGGCCCGGGCCTACGACTCCGGCGCGGCGGGGTTCCTCAACAAGCCGGCGAGTCGGGATGACTTCGATCGCCTCCTGAACACAGTCTGGGACTACTGGCGCATCGTCCGCGTTCCGGACTAG
- a CDS encoding Crp/Fnr family transcriptional regulator: MDELKNFRVFADLKPDDLKKLGGLVRTIDYGAEELLFMEGAPAFGFYLVFSGAVKLVKRSSKGKSQILKIVGPGGLVGETTLFDKGLHNAYAKTLIPSKIGFIERGDFFYFLEHYPKTVFRFFEHISQELKAFQNKLAERSYASSKERLSRLILALDRLQLELSRAELAEMAGVSSKTAIRTLGELESRGIVAIDNRRISVLKEDYLKRLIEPFTVPSDEAVII, from the coding sequence ATGGACGAGCTCAAGAACTTCCGCGTATTCGCCGACCTGAAGCCGGATGACCTGAAGAAGCTGGGCGGGCTCGTGCGCACCATCGATTATGGGGCAGAGGAGCTCCTGTTCATGGAGGGGGCCCCGGCGTTCGGGTTCTACCTCGTGTTCTCCGGCGCGGTCAAGCTGGTCAAGCGCAGTTCCAAGGGGAAATCCCAGATCCTGAAGATCGTCGGGCCAGGCGGGCTTGTTGGGGAGACGACCCTGTTCGACAAGGGCCTCCACAACGCGTACGCCAAGACCCTCATCCCCTCGAAGATCGGGTTCATCGAGCGCGGCGATTTTTTTTACTTCCTCGAGCACTACCCGAAGACCGTGTTCCGCTTCTTCGAGCACATCTCCCAGGAGCTGAAGGCGTTCCAGAACAAGCTCGCTGAGCGGTCGTATGCCTCCTCCAAGGAGCGGCTGTCCCGCCTCATCCTCGCCCTCGATCGGCTTCAGCTTGAGCTGTCGCGGGCCGAGCTCGCCGAGATGGCCGGCGTCTCGTCCAAGACCGCGATCCGCACGCTGGGGGAGCTCGAATCCCGCGGCATCGTGGCCATTGACAACCGGCGCATCTCCGTCCTCAAAGAGGACTACCTGAAGCGCCTCATCGAGCCGTTCACGGTCCCGAGCGACGAAGCCGTCATCATCTGA